A portion of the Bacteroides faecium genome contains these proteins:
- a CDS encoding sensor histidine kinase, whose product MKRFAIRVILHILFIMLLSIGSCLLFQKQLWFSTTICILLLITIGVHLYRMQFKQINLLRRLTDGLRYNDMMQTFHPPFKNKIMNEWAKELSESLKDFRGKLLAEEIKHQYYENLLNKVDTAVLVADRAGHIEWMNQAAITHLGQISQLPEALLNASATNDIPIIRIEQNSTVLEMAISCTKFAAQGKEQQIISLKNIHSVLERNEMEAWQKLIRVLTHEIMNSITPIISLSETLSERGIPKQLGEKEYSIILQAMQTIHRRSKGLLEFVENYRRLTRIPAPVRTKVSIAELCMDLKKLFPEEYIHFEIPSSEMNLYIDRAQIEQVLINLLKNAREACGKQSDKYIQVEIAISPAGNKILTVSDNGEGILPDVLDKIFVPFFTTKTTGSGIGLSLCKQIMTLHEGSINVKSELGKGSRFILTFPK is encoded by the coding sequence CTTTCTATCGGAAGCTGTCTGCTGTTTCAAAAACAGTTATGGTTCAGCACCACTATCTGCATCCTACTGTTGATAACTATCGGTGTACACCTCTATCGTATGCAGTTTAAACAAATTAATTTGTTACGACGGCTGACAGACGGACTACGATATAATGACATGATGCAAACCTTCCACCCACCTTTCAAAAATAAAATAATGAATGAGTGGGCAAAAGAGCTTTCGGAAAGCCTGAAAGACTTCCGGGGAAAACTGCTGGCAGAGGAAATCAAGCACCAATATTACGAAAACTTATTGAACAAGGTAGACACAGCCGTACTTGTTGCCGACAGAGCCGGACATATAGAATGGATGAATCAGGCAGCCATCACCCATTTAGGGCAAATCTCACAATTACCGGAAGCATTACTGAACGCTTCTGCGACTAATGATATTCCCATTATCCGTATCGAACAAAATAGCACTGTCCTGGAAATGGCTATTTCTTGCACCAAGTTTGCGGCACAAGGAAAAGAACAACAAATAATCAGCTTGAAAAACATCCATTCCGTACTGGAACGAAATGAAATGGAAGCCTGGCAAAAACTGATACGTGTACTGACTCATGAAATCATGAATTCCATCACACCGATTATTTCTCTATCCGAAACACTCAGCGAGAGAGGAATACCCAAACAGCTTGGAGAAAAAGAATACTCCATTATCCTGCAAGCCATGCAAACTATTCACAGAAGAAGCAAAGGATTATTAGAATTTGTAGAAAACTACCGTCGCCTGACACGAATACCAGCTCCTGTCCGCACCAAAGTTTCTATCGCAGAACTGTGTATGGACTTGAAAAAGTTATTCCCGGAAGAATACATTCATTTTGAAATCCCTTCATCAGAAATGAACCTCTATATAGACCGGGCACAAATAGAACAAGTCCTCATTAATTTACTGAAAAATGCCCGCGAGGCATGTGGAAAGCAATCAGATAAATACATTCAAGTAGAAATAGCCATTTCCCCTGCCGGCAATAAGATTCTGACAGTATCCGACAATGGAGAAGGTATTCTACCGGATGTTCTGGATAAGATATTTGTACCTTTCTTTACTACTAAAACAACAGGTTCGGGTATCGGACTCAGCTTATGCAAGCAGATTATGACTTTACATGAAGGAAGTATCAATGTAAAATCAGAATTAGGCAAAGGAAGTAGATTCATTCTCACCTTTCCTAAATAA
- a CDS encoding Fic family protein: protein MKYISVSEFAAKYGVSERTVRNYCAVGKIKDAFLTGKTWNIPQDAKLPARKKSQAKIMPLLAILREQKEMKLKGGIYHKTQIDLTYNSNHIEGSRLTHDQTRYIFETNTIGVSDESINIDDIIETTNHFHCIDLIIERTEEKLSEAFIKELHYILKSGTSDSRKDWFAVGDYKRLPNEVGGIDTTLPEHVHKEMKALLKEYNAKKLKSFDDILDLHHRFELIHPFQDGNGRVGRLVIFKECLANNHVPFIITDELKMFYYRGLQQWEHIREYLRDTCLTAQDHYKSILDKYRIKY from the coding sequence ATGAAGTATATTTCTGTCAGTGAATTTGCCGCAAAATACGGCGTTTCGGAACGCACAGTGCGTAATTACTGTGCTGTCGGGAAAATTAAAGATGCATTCTTAACGGGGAAAACATGGAACATTCCCCAAGATGCCAAGTTGCCTGCTCGTAAGAAGTCACAAGCAAAGATTATGCCTTTACTTGCTATATTACGTGAGCAGAAAGAAATGAAATTAAAGGGTGGTATCTATCATAAAACACAAATTGACCTCACCTACAATTCAAATCATATCGAGGGTAGTCGCCTAACACACGACCAAACTCGTTATATCTTCGAGACAAACACTATCGGAGTGTCAGACGAAAGTATTAACATAGATGATATTATTGAGACTACAAACCATTTTCATTGTATCGACCTTATTATTGAACGCACAGAAGAGAAATTGTCTGAAGCGTTTATCAAAGAACTGCATTATATTTTAAAATCAGGAACCTCAGATAGTCGTAAAGATTGGTTTGCTGTCGGAGATTATAAACGTCTGCCGAATGAAGTTGGCGGTATAGACACAACACTCCCGGAGCATGTACACAAAGAGATGAAGGCTTTACTGAAAGAATACAACGCCAAGAAACTAAAATCATTTGATGATATCCTCGACCTTCACCACCGTTTTGAGTTGATTCATCCATTTCAGGACGGTAACGGGCGTGTGGGACGTCTCGTAATATTTAAAGAGTGTTTAGCGAATAATCATGTACCGTTTATTATCACCGATGAACTGAAAATGTTTTACTACCGCGGTTTGCAGCAATGGGAGCATATCAGAGAGTATTTGCGAGATACTTGCCTGACTGCACAAGATCACTACAAGTCCATACTTGATAAATACAGGATTAAATATTAG
- a CDS encoding class I SAM-dependent methyltransferase, with protein MKENKYDDNRFFSQYSKMDRSVEGLKGAGEWYILQKMLPDFTGKRVLDLGCGFGWHCIYAIEHGAAHVTGIDISEKMLEEARKRTPFSQVEYKCMAIEDFDYRPDSYDIVISSLAFHYLESFADICRKIHNCLTKGGSFVFSVEHPIFTAYGNQEWYYDSEGNRIHWPVDRYFTEGKRTAVFLGEEISKYHKTLTTYINGLLQTGFEICELVEPQPDEVMLNTIPDMKDELRRPMMLLISARKKVEMQTNEIQAIGK; from the coding sequence ATGAAAGAAAATAAGTATGATGATAACCGTTTCTTCAGTCAATATTCTAAGATGGATCGTTCGGTAGAAGGGCTGAAAGGTGCTGGGGAATGGTATATACTGCAAAAGATGTTGCCGGATTTCACAGGCAAAAGAGTCTTGGATTTAGGATGTGGATTTGGATGGCATTGCATTTACGCAATAGAGCATGGAGCCGCTCATGTAACCGGAATTGATATTTCAGAGAAGATGTTGGAAGAAGCTCGGAAAAGAACCCCTTTTTCACAGGTAGAATATAAATGTATGGCTATTGAAGATTTCGACTATCGTCCGGATTCTTATGATATTGTAATCAGTTCATTGGCTTTTCATTATCTTGAATCTTTCGCAGATATATGTCGAAAGATTCACAATTGCCTTACTAAAGGAGGTTCTTTTGTCTTTTCAGTAGAGCATCCGATATTCACTGCTTATGGAAATCAAGAATGGTATTATGACTCGGAAGGGAATCGTATCCATTGGCCGGTAGACCGGTATTTTACAGAAGGTAAACGTACCGCCGTCTTTTTAGGTGAGGAAATCTCTAAATATCATAAAACGTTGACTACCTATATTAATGGTCTTCTTCAAACCGGATTTGAGATATGTGAGTTAGTAGAACCACAACCGGACGAAGTAATGTTGAATACTATTCCGGATATGAAAGATGAACTCCGGCGCCCTATGATGCTTCTGATTTCTGCCAGGAAAAAAGTTGAAATGCAAACGAATGAAATTCAGGCTATTGGAAAATAA
- a CDS encoding tRNA1(Val) (adenine(37)-N6)-methyltransferase: MSNPYFQFKQFTVWHDKCAMKVGTDGVLLGAWTSVQNAHKILDVGTGTGLVALMLAQRSLPDADIVALEIDETAAGQARDNVTRSPWKERVEVVQTDFRSYQSSDKFDVVVSNPPYFVDSLECPDRQRNAARHNDSLTYEELLEGVAGLLAEDGTFTIVIPVDVADRVKMIAAVKNLYAVRQLNVITKPGGVPKRTLITFTFSNQECVVEELLTELARHQYSEEYIALTREYYLNM, encoded by the coding sequence ATGTCGAATCCTTATTTTCAATTTAAGCAGTTTACGGTGTGGCACGATAAGTGTGCTATGAAGGTGGGCACGGATGGGGTGCTTTTGGGAGCATGGACTTCTGTTCAGAATGCACATAAGATTTTGGATGTCGGGACGGGGACGGGATTGGTTGCTTTAATGTTGGCTCAACGCAGTCTGCCGGATGCGGATATTGTAGCATTGGAAATAGATGAAACTGCCGCCGGACAGGCTAGGGATAACGTAACTCGTTCTCCTTGGAAGGAGCGGGTAGAGGTAGTGCAGACTGATTTCAGGAGCTATCAATCTTCGGACAAATTTGACGTGGTTGTTTCCAATCCCCCGTATTTCGTTGATTCATTGGAGTGCCCGGACCGGCAGAGGAATGCAGCCCGGCATAATGATTCTTTGACCTATGAAGAATTGTTGGAAGGAGTGGCCGGATTATTGGCGGAAGATGGAACTTTTACGATTGTGATTCCAGTGGATGTAGCTGATAGAGTGAAAATGATAGCTGCAGTGAAGAACTTATATGCAGTCCGGCAGCTAAATGTGATAACTAAGCCTGGCGGCGTTCCCAAACGTACCCTGATTACTTTTACTTTTTCTAATCAGGAATGTGTTGTCGAGGAATTGTTGACGGAATTAGCCCGCCATCAATATAGTGAGGAATACATAGCGTTGACGCGGGAGTATTATTTGAATATGTAA
- the lon gene encoding endopeptidase La, which yields MKERYLLEDVSDNNGFSLITDYDGSDENAFDVNIKSGEILPVLPLRNMVLFPGVFLPITVGRKSSLKLIHDADKKHKDIAVVCQRSAHTEDPKLEDLHNIGTVGRIVRVLEMPDQTTTVIIQGMKRLNLKSITDTHPYLKGEIELLEEETPGNNDKEFQALVETCKDLTMRYIKSSDTMHQDSAFAIKNISNPMFLVNFICSNLPFKKDEKIDLLSINLLRERTYRLLEILNREVQLAEIKASIQMRAREDIDQQQREYFLQQQIKTIQDELGGGGQEQEIEEMRQKAERMRWNLEVRETFMKELAKLERTHPQSPDYSVQLNYLQTMLNLPWGVYTTDNLNLKNAEKTLNKDHYGLEKVKERILEHLAVLKLKDDMKSPIICLYGPPGVGKTSLGKSIASALKRKYVRMSLGGVHDEAEIRGHRKTYIGAMPGRIIKSLIKAGASNPVFILDEIDKVSADRQGDPSSALLEVLDPEQNTSFHDNFLDVDYDLSKVLFIATANNLNTIPGPLLDRMELIEVSGYITEEKVEIARKHLVPKELEANGLKKTNIKLPKDTLEAIIESYTRESGVRELEKKIGKILRKSARQYATDGYFAKTEIKPADLYDFLGAPEYTRDKYQGNEYAGVVTGLAWTAVGGEILFVETSLSRGKGGRLTLTGNLGDVMKESAMLALEYIKAHASILNLDEEIFDNWNIHIHVPEGAIPKDGPSAGITMATSLASALTQRKVKANLAMTGEITLRGKVLPVGGIKEKILAAKRAGIKEIIMSAENKKNIDEIQDLYLKGLTFHYVNDIKEVFAIALTNEKVADAIDLSVKKASQE from the coding sequence ATGAAAGAAAGATACTTATTGGAAGATGTAAGCGATAACAACGGTTTCTCGTTAATTACTGATTATGATGGTAGCGATGAGAATGCATTCGATGTAAATATTAAATCTGGTGAAATTCTTCCGGTCCTTCCCCTTCGTAATATGGTGTTGTTTCCCGGAGTATTCCTGCCTATCACGGTGGGACGTAAGTCTTCTCTGAAACTCATACATGATGCCGATAAAAAACATAAGGATATCGCAGTAGTATGTCAGAGGTCGGCACATACAGAAGACCCTAAACTGGAAGATTTACATAACATCGGTACTGTAGGGCGTATTGTGCGGGTATTAGAAATGCCCGACCAGACAACCACCGTCATTATCCAGGGAATGAAACGGTTGAATCTGAAAAGTATTACCGATACCCATCCATATTTGAAGGGCGAAATAGAACTCTTGGAAGAGGAAACTCCGGGCAACAATGACAAGGAATTCCAAGCTCTGGTAGAGACATGCAAGGATTTGACGATGCGTTATATCAAATCATCAGACACCATGCATCAAGATTCGGCATTCGCTATTAAAAATATAAGCAACCCGATGTTTCTGGTTAATTTCATCTGCTCAAATCTGCCATTCAAGAAAGATGAGAAAATAGATTTATTAAGCATCAACTTGTTGCGTGAGCGCACTTACCGCTTATTGGAAATCCTGAATCGTGAAGTACAGTTGGCTGAAATCAAGGCATCCATCCAGATGCGTGCCCGTGAAGACATTGACCAGCAACAACGTGAATACTTCCTGCAGCAACAAATTAAGACTATTCAGGATGAATTAGGTGGCGGTGGCCAGGAGCAGGAAATTGAAGAAATGCGCCAGAAAGCGGAAAGAATGCGTTGGAATTTGGAAGTCAGAGAGACTTTCATGAAGGAACTGGCGAAACTGGAACGCACTCATCCGCAATCACCGGATTACAGCGTACAACTGAATTATCTGCAAACAATGCTTAACCTCCCGTGGGGCGTTTATACAACTGATAACCTGAATCTCAAAAATGCAGAAAAGACGTTGAATAAGGATCATTACGGATTGGAGAAGGTGAAAGAACGCATTTTGGAGCATTTGGCTGTATTGAAATTAAAGGATGATATGAAATCACCGATTATCTGCTTATACGGCCCTCCGGGAGTTGGTAAAACATCTCTTGGAAAATCTATCGCGTCTGCACTCAAACGTAAATATGTACGTATGTCTTTGGGCGGCGTACATGATGAAGCAGAAATCCGTGGTCACCGCAAAACATATATAGGCGCTATGCCGGGACGAATCATCAAGAGCTTGATAAAAGCAGGTGCTTCCAATCCAGTATTTATTTTGGATGAAATAGATAAAGTCAGTGCCGACCGTCAGGGAGATCCTTCTTCTGCATTACTGGAAGTTCTTGACCCGGAACAGAATACATCTTTCCATGATAACTTTCTGGATGTAGATTATGATCTTTCAAAAGTACTGTTTATTGCGACTGCCAATAATCTGAATACAATCCCCGGGCCATTACTTGACCGTATGGAATTGATTGAAGTAAGCGGTTATATCACAGAAGAAAAGGTTGAAATTGCACGTAAGCATTTAGTTCCCAAAGAACTGGAAGCCAACGGGCTTAAAAAAACAAATATCAAACTTCCTAAAGATACGCTGGAAGCCATTATCGAATCATATACCCGCGAAAGTGGCGTTCGTGAACTGGAAAAGAAAATCGGCAAGATTCTCCGCAAATCAGCTCGTCAATACGCAACCGACGGTTATTTTGCCAAGACGGAAATCAAGCCTGCCGACTTGTACGATTTCCTGGGAGCACCGGAATATACACGTGACAAGTATCAGGGAAATGAATATGCCGGCGTAGTTACCGGATTGGCATGGACGGCCGTAGGTGGTGAAATTCTTTTCGTCGAAACCAGCCTGAGCCGCGGCAAAGGCGGACGCCTTACCTTAACCGGCAATCTGGGAGATGTAATGAAAGAGTCTGCCATGCTGGCGCTCGAATACATCAAAGCCCATGCTTCTATCTTGAATTTGGATGAAGAGATTTTTGACAACTGGAATATCCATATCCACGTACCCGAAGGAGCAATCCCCAAAGACGGTCCATCCGCAGGTATCACGATGGCTACTTCTTTGGCTTCTGCCCTGACACAACGAAAGGTGAAAGCTAATCTTGCCATGACAGGAGAAATCACACTTCGCGGCAAAGTGCTTCCGGTCGGTGGCATCAAGGAGAAGATTCTGGCTGCTAAACGTGCCGGAATCAAAGAAATCATCATGAGTGCCGAAAACAAAAAGAACATAGACGAAATTCAAGATCTCTATTTGAAGGGATTGACTTTCCACTATGTAAACGATATAAAAGAAGTATTCGCCATCGCACTGACAAATGAAAAAGTTGCAGATGCCATTGATTTATCTGTAAAGAAAGCTAGCCAGGAATGA
- the tgt gene encoding tRNA guanosine(34) transglycosylase Tgt, which translates to MTFDLQYTDTKSNARAGLITTDHGQIQTPIFMPVGTLGTVKGVHQTELKEDIQAQIILGNTYHLYLRPGLEVIEKAGGLHRFNGFDRPMLTDSGGFQVFSLAGIRKLREEGAEFRSHIDGSKHIFTPEKVMDIERTIGADIMMAFDECPPGDSDYAYAKKSLGLTHRWLDRCIKRFNETEPKYGYNQSLFPIVQGCVYTDLRKQSAEFVASKGADGNAIGGLAVGEPVDKMYEMIEVVNEILPKDKPRYLMGVGTPVNILEGIERGVDMFDCVMPTRNGRNGMLFTKDGIINMRNKKWEMDFSPIEADGASSVDTLYSKAYLRHLFHAQELLAMQIASIHNLAFYLWLVGEARKHIIAGDFSTWKPMMVKRVSTRL; encoded by the coding sequence ATGACATTTGACTTACAATATACAGACACTAAAAGTAATGCCCGTGCCGGTCTGATAACAACAGACCACGGGCAGATACAGACACCGATTTTCATGCCGGTAGGTACACTGGGTACTGTCAAGGGAGTACATCAGACTGAACTTAAAGAAGATATTCAGGCACAGATTATTCTGGGCAATACCTATCATCTCTATTTGCGCCCGGGACTGGAAGTGATTGAGAAAGCAGGCGGACTGCATCGCTTCAACGGTTTCGACCGCCCCATGCTGACCGATAGTGGCGGATTCCAGGTATTCTCATTAGCCGGAATCCGAAAACTCCGAGAAGAAGGTGCCGAGTTCCGTTCACACATTGATGGCAGTAAGCATATCTTTACTCCGGAAAAAGTGATGGATATAGAACGCACGATCGGTGCTGATATCATGATGGCTTTCGACGAATGTCCCCCGGGAGATTCGGATTATGCATATGCCAAAAAGTCATTGGGATTGACGCACAGATGGCTTGACCGCTGTATAAAACGTTTTAATGAGACTGAGCCTAAATATGGCTACAACCAGTCGCTTTTCCCTATCGTTCAAGGGTGCGTCTATACTGATTTGCGAAAGCAATCGGCTGAGTTTGTCGCCTCTAAAGGTGCCGACGGCAATGCTATCGGCGGTTTGGCGGTAGGCGAACCGGTCGACAAAATGTATGAAATGATAGAGGTCGTCAATGAGATTCTTCCCAAAGACAAGCCTCGCTATCTGATGGGAGTCGGTACTCCCGTCAATATTCTTGAAGGAATAGAGCGCGGAGTGGATATGTTCGACTGCGTAATGCCGACACGAAACGGACGAAATGGCATGTTGTTCACCAAGGACGGCATTATCAATATGCGAAACAAGAAATGGGAAATGGACTTTTCTCCTATCGAGGCGGACGGAGCTTCCAGTGTAGACACACTATACAGTAAAGCCTATTTGCGACATCTTTTCCACGCGCAAGAACTATTGGCGATGCAAATCGCCTCTATACACAATCTTGCTTTCTATCTGTGGCTGGTAGGTGAAGCACGCAAACATATCATTGCAGGAGATTTCTCGACCTGGAAACCGATGATGGTCAAAAGAGTATCAACTAGATTATAA
- a CDS encoding LptF/LptG family permease translates to MKSNRFIKRLDWYIIKKFLGTYVFAIALIISIAVVFDFNEKMDKLMEHEAPWSKIILEYYMNFIPYFSNLFSPLFVFIAVIFFTSKLAENSEIIAMFSTGMSFKRMMRPYMISAAIIALITFMLSSYVIPKGSVTRLNFEDRYIKPKKQNTARNVQLEVDNGVIAYIDNYNNAMKTGNRFSLDKFVDKKLVSHLTARRITYDTTTVHKWTIHDYMIRELDGLKEKITKGDKIDSIINMEPSDFLIMKNQQEMLTSPQLSDYIEKQKRRGFANIKEFEIEYHKRIAMSFASFILTIIGVSLSSRKTKGGMGLHLGIGLGLSFSYILFQTITSTFAVNGNVPPAIAVWIPNILYAGIAFFLYQKAPK, encoded by the coding sequence ATGAAAAGCAATCGATTTATAAAACGGCTGGATTGGTATATCATCAAGAAATTCTTGGGGACATACGTATTTGCTATTGCATTAATCATTTCTATCGCAGTGGTATTCGACTTCAACGAGAAGATGGACAAACTGATGGAACACGAAGCGCCATGGAGTAAAATCATTCTTGAATACTACATGAACTTTATTCCTTACTTCTCCAACCTGTTCAGTCCGCTGTTTGTATTCATCGCTGTTATTTTCTTCACTTCCAAACTGGCAGAGAACTCCGAAATTATTGCCATGTTCTCTACCGGTATGAGTTTCAAGAGAATGATGCGTCCTTACATGATTTCTGCGGCCATCATCGCATTAATAACCTTTATGCTAAGTTCATACGTAATTCCTAAAGGAAGTGTGACACGTTTGAACTTTGAAGACAGGTATATCAAGCCTAAAAAGCAGAATACAGCCCGTAACGTGCAGTTGGAAGTCGATAATGGAGTCATAGCCTATATAGACAACTATAACAATGCCATGAAAACCGGAAACCGCTTTTCTCTGGATAAATTTGTCGACAAGAAACTCGTTTCCCACTTAACCGCACGCCGCATTACTTATGACACGACTACCGTTCATAAATGGACTATCCATGATTATATGATACGCGAACTGGACGGATTAAAGGAGAAAATCACCAAGGGGGATAAAATTGACTCTATAATCAATATGGAGCCTTCCGACTTTCTCATTATGAAGAATCAGCAGGAAATGCTGACCAGTCCCCAGTTAAGCGATTATATCGAAAAACAGAAACGAAGAGGATTCGCCAATATCAAAGAATTCGAGATTGAATATCACAAGCGGATTGCCATGTCATTCGCCTCTTTCATCCTAACAATTATCGGCGTATCTCTTTCATCACGAAAAACGAAAGGTGGTATGGGACTTCATCTGGGCATAGGACTTGGATTAAGTTTCTCGTATATCCTGTTCCAAACGATTACTTCAACCTTTGCCGTAAACGGGAACGTACCTCCTGCCATCGCAGTTTGGATTCCGAATATCCTCTATGCAGGTATTGCTTTCTTCTTATATCAAAAAGCTCCTAAATAA
- a CDS encoding thioredoxin family protein: MKHVKWIFVVLLICSLTAFVEKDKPTGGLSEGDVAPDFKIESTSNGQSAFKLGNLKGRYVLLSFWASYDAQSRMQNVSLSNALRSSHNVEMVSISFDEYQSIFKETVRKDQIVTPTCFVETEGEDSGLFKKYRLNRGFTNYLLDGNGVIIAKNISAADLSAYVEKIG, encoded by the coding sequence ATGAAGCATGTAAAGTGGATTTTTGTTGTATTACTAATTTGTTCCTTGACCGCTTTCGTTGAGAAAGACAAACCTACCGGAGGTTTGAGTGAGGGTGATGTAGCCCCGGATTTTAAAATCGAATCTACATCAAATGGGCAATCCGCCTTTAAATTGGGAAATTTGAAAGGGCGATATGTGTTGCTAAGTTTTTGGGCAAGTTATGACGCGCAGTCCCGGATGCAAAACGTAAGTTTGAGCAATGCGCTTCGTTCTTCTCATAATGTGGAAATGGTTTCTATTTCATTTGACGAATATCAGTCAATTTTTAAGGAAACTGTTCGTAAGGATCAAATAGTTACGCCCACTTGTTTCGTGGAAACAGAAGGCGAGGATTCCGGATTATTTAAGAAATACCGTTTGAACCGGGGATTCACTAACTATTTATTGGATGGAAATGGTGTAATTATAGCCAAAAACATCTCTGCTGCAGATCTTTCTGCTTATGTGGAAAAGATTGGTTGA
- the serB gene encoding phosphoserine phosphatase SerB, with product MQPSNTELILIRVTGEDRPGLTSSVTEILAKYDATILDIGQADIHNTLSLGILFKSEERHSGFIMKELLFKASSIGVTIRFEPITTEQYENWVGMQGKNRYILTVLGRKLSARQISAATKVLAEQGMNIDAIKRLTGRIPLDECNTDARTRACIEFSVRGTPKDRIAMQESLMKLASELDMDFSFQLDNMYRRMRRLICFDMDSTLIETEVIDELAIRAGVGDEVKAITESAMRGEIDFTESFTRRVALLKGLDESVMQEIAESLPITEGVDRLMYVLKKYGYKIAILSGGFTYFGQYLQKQYGIDYVYANELEIIDGKLTGRYLGDVVDGKRKAELLRLIAQVEKVDIAQTIAVGDGANDLPMLGVAGLGIAFHAKPKVVANAKQSINTIGLDGVLYFLGFKDSYLNM from the coding sequence ATGCAACCATCAAATACTGAATTGATTCTGATTCGAGTTACCGGCGAAGATCGCCCGGGACTTACCTCATCCGTGACTGAAATACTAGCCAAATATGATGCTACAATCCTTGACATCGGTCAGGCAGATATTCATAATACATTGTCATTAGGTATTCTCTTCAAAAGTGAGGAAAGACATTCCGGTTTTATAATGAAAGAATTGTTGTTCAAAGCATCTTCGATAGGAGTTACCATCCGCTTTGAGCCGATTACAACAGAACAATACGAGAATTGGGTGGGTATGCAAGGAAAAAACCGCTATATCCTGACAGTACTTGGACGCAAACTTTCTGCACGCCAGATATCAGCAGCAACCAAGGTATTGGCAGAACAAGGCATGAATATTGATGCAATCAAACGTCTGACTGGCCGTATTCCATTGGATGAATGCAATACAGACGCACGTACACGCGCCTGCATCGAATTTTCAGTGAGAGGTACTCCTAAGGATCGTATTGCTATGCAGGAAAGCCTGATGAAGTTAGCCAGCGAACTGGATATGGATTTTTCTTTCCAACTGGATAATATGTACCGTCGTATGCGCCGTCTGATCTGTTTCGACATGGACTCTACGTTGATTGAGACAGAAGTCATCGACGAGCTGGCTATCCGTGCCGGTGTCGGTGATGAAGTGAAAGCGATCACGGAAAGCGCGATGCGTGGTGAAATAGACTTCACAGAAAGCTTTACTCGCCGCGTAGCCTTACTGAAAGGCTTGGACGAATCTGTTATGCAAGAAATAGCTGAAAGCCTGCCTATCACAGAAGGAGTAGACAGACTGATGTACGTACTGAAAAAATATGGATATAAAATCGCGATTCTTTCCGGTGGATTTACTTATTTCGGTCAGTACCTGCAAAAGCAATATGGCATAGATTATGTATATGCGAACGAACTGGAAATTATAGATGGAAAGCTGACCGGACGCTACTTGGGAGATGTTGTGGACGGCAAACGAAAGGCTGAACTACTACGACTGATCGCCCAAGTAGAAAAAGTCGATATTGCACAGACTATTGCCGTAGGAGATGGCGCTAATGACCTCCCCATGCTGGGAGTTGCCGGACTGGGAATCGCATTTCACGCCAAGCCTAAAGTAGTGGCAAATGCCAAGCAATCTATCAATACCATCGGACTTGACGGAGTGCTCTATTTCCTCGGATTCAAAGATTCTTATTTGAATATGTAA